A DNA window from Oryctolagus cuniculus chromosome 21, mOryCun1.1, whole genome shotgun sequence contains the following coding sequences:
- the ABCB9 gene encoding ABC-type oligopeptide transporter ABCB9, producing the protein MRLWKAVVVTLAYVSLDVGVTTAIYVFSHLDRSLLDDIRHFNVFDSVLDLWAACLYRSCLLLGAMIGVAKNSALGPRRLRASRVAITLVCLFVGIYAVVKLLLFSEVRRPIRDPWFWALFVWTYVSLTASFLLWWLLSTVRPYAEVLEPGAGAETEADGFPAEQASGATLQKLLSYTKPDVAFLVAASFFLIVAALGETFLPYYTGRAIDSIVLQKSMEQFSTAVTIVCLLAIGSSFAAGARGGIFTLVFARLNVRLRSCLFRSLVSQETSFFDENRTGDLISRLTSDTTMVSDLVSQNINIFLRNTVKVTGVVVFMFSLSWQLSLVTFMGFPIIMMVSSVYGRYYKRLSKEVQSALARASSSAEETISALKTVRSFANEEEEAETHLRKLQQVYKLNRKEAAAYMYYVWGSGLTLLVVQVSILYYGGHLVISGQMTSGNLIAFIIYEFVLGDCMESVGSVYSGLMQGVGAAEKVFEFIDRKPTMVHDGSLAPDHLEGRVDFENVTFTYRTRPHTQVLQNVSFSLCPGKVTALVGPSGSGKSSCVNILENFYPLEGGRVLLDGKPLGAYDHKYLHRVISLVSQEPVLFARSITDNISYGLPAVPFEMVVEAAQKANAHGFIMELQDGYSTETGEKGAQLSGGQKQRVALARALVRNPPVLILDEATSALDAESEYLIQQAIHGNLQKHTVLIIAHRLSTVERAHLIVVLDKGRVVQQGTHQQLLAQGGLYAKLVQRQMLGLEPASDYTAGHKEPPGSACPKA; encoded by the exons ATGCGCctgtggaaggcagtggtggtgaCGCTGGCCTACGTGAGCCTGGACGTCGGGGTGACCACGGCCATCTACGTCTTCAGCCACCTGGACCGCAGCCTGCTGGACGACATCCGCCACTTCAATGTCTTCGACTCGGTGCTGGACCTGTGGGCGGCCTGCCTGTACCGCAGCTGCCTGCTGCTGGGGGCCATGATCGGCGTGGCCAAGAACAGCGCGCTGGGGCCGCGGCGGCTGCGCGCCTCGCGCGTGGCCATCACCCTCGTGTGCCTCTTCGTGGGCATCTACGCCGTGGTGAAGCTGCTGCTGTTCTCGGAGGTGCGCAGGCCCATCCGGGACCCGTGGTTCTGGGCCCTGTTCGTGTGGACGTACGTTTCGCTCACCGCCTCCTTCCTGCTCTGGTGGCTGCTGTCCACGGTGCGGCCCTATGCCGAGGTCCTGGAGCCGGGCGCGGGCGCCGAGACGGAGGCCGACGGCTTCCCCGCCGAGCAGGCGTCCGGGGCCACCCTGCAGAAGCTGCTGTCCTACACCAAGCCCGACGTGGCCTTCCTCGTGGCCGCCTCCTTCTTCCTCATCGTGGCTGCTCTGG GAGAGACCTTCCTGCCCTACTACACTGGCCGCGCCATTGACAGCATCGTCCTCCAGAAGAGCATGGAGCAGTTCAGCACGGCCGTCACCATcgtgtgtctgctggccattggCAG CTCGTTTGCCGCAGGGGCCCGGGGCGGCATCTTCACCCTCGTGTTCGCCAGACTCAACGTCCGACTGCGGAGCTGCCTCTTCCGCTCGCTGGTGTCGCAGGAGACGAGCTTCTTCGATGAGAACCGCACAG GCGACCTCATCTCCCGCCTCACCTCGGACACCACCATGGTCAGCGACCTGGTGTCCCAGAACATCAACATCTTCCTGAGGAACACAGTCAAGGTCACGGGCGTGGTGGTCTTCATGTTCAGCCTGTCCTGGCAGCTGTCCCTGGTCACCTTCATGGGCTTCCCCATCATCATGATGGTGTCCAGCGTCTACGGCAGGTACTACAAG AGGCTCTCCAAGGAGGTGCAGAGCGCcctggccagggccagcagctCGGCCGAGGAGACCATCAGCGCCTTGAAGACCGTGCGCAGCTTCGCcaacgaggaggaggaggccgagACGCACCTGCGGAAGCTGCAGCAGGTGTACAAGCTGAACCGGAAGGAGGCGGCGGCCTACATGTACTACGTCTGGGGCAGCGGG cTCACGCTGCTGGTGGTCCAGGTCAGCATCCTCTACTACGGGGGCCACCTCGTCATCTCGGGCCAGATGACCAGCGGCAACCTCATCGCCTTCATCATCTACGAGTTTGTCCTGGGGGACTGCATGGAG TCCGTGGGCTCCGTCTACAGCGGCCTCATGCAAGGAGTGGGCGCAGCTGAGAAGGTGTTCGAGTTCATCGACCGAAAGCCGACCATGGTGCACGACGGGAGCCTGGCCCCCGACCACCTGGAGGGCCGCGTGGACTTTGAGAACGTGACCTTCACCTACCGGACTCGGCCGCACACCCAGGTCCTGCAG AATGTCTCCTTCAGCCTGTGTCCGGGCAAGGTGACGGCCCTCGTGGGGCCCTCGGGCAGCGGCAAGAGCTCCTGCGTGAACATCCTGGAGAACTTCTACCCGCTGGAGGGCGGCCGCGTGCTGCTGGACGGCAAGCCCCTGGGCGCCTACGACCACAAGTACCTGCACCGCGTG ATCTCCCTGGTAAGCCAGGAGCCCGTGCTGTTCGCCCGCTCCATCACGGACAACATCTCCTACGGGCTGCCCGCGGTGCCCTTCGAGATGGTGGTGGAGGCTGCGCAGAAGGCCAATGCCCACGGCTTCATCATGGAGCTCCAGGACGGCTACAGCACAG AGACCGGAGAGAAGGGGGCGCAGCTGTCAGGCGGCCAGAAGCAGCGCGTGGCCCTGGCCCGGGCTCTGGTGCGGAACCCCCCTGTGCTCATCCTGGATGAAGCCACCAGCGCTCTGGATGCCGAGAGCGAGTACCTG ATCCAGCAGGCCATCCACGGCAATCTGCAGAAGCACACGGTGCTCATCATCGCACACCGGCTGAGCACGGTGGAGCGGGCACACCTCATTGTGGTGCTGGACAAGGGCCGCGTGGTGCAGCAGGGCACCCACCAGCAGCTGCTGGCTCAGGGCGGCCTCTACGCCAAGCTGGTGCAGCGCCAGATGCTGGGGCTCGAGCCCGCCTCGGACTACACCGCTGGCCACAAGGAG